A single region of the Nocardioides aquaticus genome encodes:
- a CDS encoding acyl-CoA thioesterase, whose product MSERPPAPHRDEYVAWRTVTTRWRDDDAYGHLNNATYYELFDTAVNAHLYEATGLDVRRLPAIGVVAETSCRYFRELGFPRPIETGLVVDKVGRSSVVYRIGLFQGEGGHAAAEGRFVHVYVDDTHPDRPVTAMPEEIRAAVVPLLRPPG is encoded by the coding sequence GTGAGCGAGCGACCCCCCGCGCCGCACCGCGACGAGTATGTCGCCTGGCGCACCGTGACTACGCGCTGGCGCGACGACGACGCGTACGGGCACCTGAACAACGCGACCTACTACGAGCTGTTCGACACCGCCGTCAACGCCCACCTCTACGAGGCCACCGGCCTGGACGTGCGGCGGCTGCCCGCGATCGGCGTGGTGGCCGAGACGTCGTGCCGCTACTTCCGCGAGCTCGGCTTCCCGCGCCCCATCGAGACCGGGCTGGTCGTCGACAAGGTCGGCCGGTCCTCGGTCGTCTACCGGATCGGGCTGTTCCAGGGGGAGGGTGGCCACGCGGCCGCCGAGGGGCGCTTCGTGCACGTCTACGTCGACGACACCCACCCCGACCGGCCGGTCACCGCGATGCCCGAGGAGATCCGCGCGGCGGTCGTGCCGCTGCTGCGCCCACCCGGCTGA